Proteins encoded by one window of Vigna radiata var. radiata cultivar VC1973A chromosome 5, Vradiata_ver6, whole genome shotgun sequence:
- the LOC106760001 gene encoding galactoside 2-alpha-L-fucosyltransferase isoform X2 — MSCRKELKMPQYKSFKMLQLKLGGKRIIMLFQTQRLLVLENKNQNAKPGILEEPAQTLPLLDIGPKNNSSEDGENVLSLSTTITISKDKLLDGLLVSSFDEASCFSRYQSYLYRKRSSHKPSEYLISKLRKYEHIHRSCGPSTKFYNKIMRKGTKFSKNDVSTKCKYLVWTAANGLGNRIVTLVSAFLYAILTDRVLLVKFGTDMSGLFCEPFPDSSWLLPRSFPYWKDQKHIETYENILNNFKVNSSQVLLPPFLILNLQHTHDRHNNFFHCDGSQDLLQKISVLILRSDQYFVPSLFMIPSFREELSKMFPQKDTVFHHLGRYLLHPSNEAWEIIRKFYEAHLAKANERIGLQIRLFNTHRPPHQTVINQIVSCTLQHKLLPDFNAQKSVASPLKKTSKVVLVASLFSQYGEKLKTVYQANRTVTGEVIRVYQPSHEERQKSNDDMHNIKAWTEIYLLSLCDALVTSTKSTFGYVAHSLGGLKPWILQRAYNESIPDPPCRHAKSMEPCFHYPPKYDCRANSTVDFTSLFHHMKHCEDVSGGLKLVNSNH, encoded by the exons ATGTCGTGCAGGAAGGAGCTCAAAATGCCTCAATACAAGAGTTTCAAAATGCTACAGTTAAAACTGGGGGGGAAAAGGATCATAATGTTATTCCAGACTCAGCGCCTATTG gttttggaaaacaaaaatcagAATGCCAAGCCTGGAATCTTAGAAGAACCAGCTCAGACACTACCTCTCTTGGATATTG GTCCAAAGAATAATTCATCTGAAGATGGGGAGAATGTTTTGTCCCTATCTACTACCATCACCATTTCTAAAGACAAACTCCTTGATGGGCTTCTGGTTTCATCATTTGATGAAGCATCATGCTTTAGTAGATATCAATCTTACTTGTACCGCAAAAGGTCCTCTCACAAACCTTCTGAATATCTTATCTCCAAGTTACGAAAATATGAACATATTCATCGAAGTTGTGGACCTTCTACCAAATTCTACAACAAAATCATGAGAAAGGGCACAAAATTTAGCAAAAATGATGTTAGTACGAAATGCAAATATCTTGTCTGGACAGCTGCCAATGGATTAGGGAACAGAATAGTAACCTTGGTTTCAGCATTTCTTTATGCTATCCTTACAGATCGTGTTCTGCTTGTCAAATTTGGGACCGATATGTCTGGTCTCTTTTGTGAGCCATTTCCTGATTCCTCATGGTTATTGCCCAGGAGTTTTCCTTATTGGAAAGATCAGAAGCATATTGAAACatatgaaaacatattaaacaatttcaagGTAAACAGTTCACAAGTACTTTTGCCACCATTTCTTATTCTTAATCTACAGCACACCCATGACCGtcacaataatttttttcattgtgatgGGAGTCAAGATCTTCTTCAAAAAATTTCAGTGCTGATTTTACGGTCAGATCAATACTTTGTCCCTTCTCTTTTTATGATTCCATCGTTTAGAGAAGAACTAAGTAAAATGTTCCCCCAGAAGGACACAGTTTTTCACCATCTTGGACGTTACCTTCTTCACCCATCAAACGAAGCATGggaaataattagaaaattttatgaGGCACATCTAGCCAAGGCAAATGAGAGGATAGGTCTGcagattagactttttaatacTCATCGCCCACCACATCAAACTGTTATTAACCAAATAGTATCCTGCACCCTTCAGCATAAGTTGCTGCCTGATTTCAACGCACAAAAGTCAGTGGCTTCTCCTCTGAAGAAGACCTCAAAAGTTGTTTTAGTAGCATCTTTATTCTCACAATACGGTGAGAAGCTGAAGACTGTGTATCAGGCAAATAGAACTGTGACCGGGGAAGTGATAAGAGTTTATCAGCCCAGTCATGAAGAGCGTCAAAAGTCAAATGATGACATGCACAACATCAAGGCATGGACCGAAATATATTTGCTGAGTTTGTGTGATGCATTGGTTACTAGCACTAAGTCTACTTTTGGTTATGTTGCTCATAGTCTTGGAGGTTTGAAGCCATGGATTTTGCAGAGGGCATATAATGAAAGCATCCCAGATCCACCTTGTCGACATGCCAAGTCCATGGAGCCTTGTTTCCATTATCCACCCAAATATGACTGTAGGGCCAATAGCACAGTTGATTTTACTTCCCTTTTTCATCATATGAAGCATTGTGAAGATGTATCTGGTGGATTGAAGCTGGTTAATAGTAATCACTAG
- the LOC106760001 gene encoding galactoside 2-alpha-L-fucosyltransferase isoform X1 → MDKVGCGFKSFRTLLAVASITFPVLITFTLIHQNSVFDLVHGFNDLAARAHNASNIVLKQGTQNAITTNVVQEGAQNASIQEFQNATVKTGGEKDHNVIPDSAPIDKVLENKNQNAKPGILEEPAQTLPLLDIGPKNNSSEDGENVLSLSTTITISKDKLLDGLLVSSFDEASCFSRYQSYLYRKRSSHKPSEYLISKLRKYEHIHRSCGPSTKFYNKIMRKGTKFSKNDVSTKCKYLVWTAANGLGNRIVTLVSAFLYAILTDRVLLVKFGTDMSGLFCEPFPDSSWLLPRSFPYWKDQKHIETYENILNNFKVNSSQVLLPPFLILNLQHTHDRHNNFFHCDGSQDLLQKISVLILRSDQYFVPSLFMIPSFREELSKMFPQKDTVFHHLGRYLLHPSNEAWEIIRKFYEAHLAKANERIGLQIRLFNTHRPPHQTVINQIVSCTLQHKLLPDFNAQKSVASPLKKTSKVVLVASLFSQYGEKLKTVYQANRTVTGEVIRVYQPSHEERQKSNDDMHNIKAWTEIYLLSLCDALVTSTKSTFGYVAHSLGGLKPWILQRAYNESIPDPPCRHAKSMEPCFHYPPKYDCRANSTVDFTSLFHHMKHCEDVSGGLKLVNSNH, encoded by the exons ATGGATAAAGTAGGGTGTGGTTTCAAGAGCTTCAGAACATTATTGGCTGTGGCTTCTATAACCTTCCCTGTTTTGATCACGTTTACTCTCATACACCAGAACTCAGTTTTCGATCTCGTCCATGGATTTAACGATTTGGCTGCAAGAGCTCACAATGCTTCTAATATTGTCTTGAAACAAGGAACTCAAAATGCGATCACTACTAATGTCGTGCAGGAAGGAGCTCAAAATGCCTCAATACAAGAGTTTCAAAATGCTACAGTTAAAACTGGGGGGGAAAAGGATCATAATGTTATTCCAGACTCAGCGCCTATTG ATAAggttttggaaaacaaaaatcagAATGCCAAGCCTGGAATCTTAGAAGAACCAGCTCAGACACTACCTCTCTTGGATATTG GTCCAAAGAATAATTCATCTGAAGATGGGGAGAATGTTTTGTCCCTATCTACTACCATCACCATTTCTAAAGACAAACTCCTTGATGGGCTTCTGGTTTCATCATTTGATGAAGCATCATGCTTTAGTAGATATCAATCTTACTTGTACCGCAAAAGGTCCTCTCACAAACCTTCTGAATATCTTATCTCCAAGTTACGAAAATATGAACATATTCATCGAAGTTGTGGACCTTCTACCAAATTCTACAACAAAATCATGAGAAAGGGCACAAAATTTAGCAAAAATGATGTTAGTACGAAATGCAAATATCTTGTCTGGACAGCTGCCAATGGATTAGGGAACAGAATAGTAACCTTGGTTTCAGCATTTCTTTATGCTATCCTTACAGATCGTGTTCTGCTTGTCAAATTTGGGACCGATATGTCTGGTCTCTTTTGTGAGCCATTTCCTGATTCCTCATGGTTATTGCCCAGGAGTTTTCCTTATTGGAAAGATCAGAAGCATATTGAAACatatgaaaacatattaaacaatttcaagGTAAACAGTTCACAAGTACTTTTGCCACCATTTCTTATTCTTAATCTACAGCACACCCATGACCGtcacaataatttttttcattgtgatgGGAGTCAAGATCTTCTTCAAAAAATTTCAGTGCTGATTTTACGGTCAGATCAATACTTTGTCCCTTCTCTTTTTATGATTCCATCGTTTAGAGAAGAACTAAGTAAAATGTTCCCCCAGAAGGACACAGTTTTTCACCATCTTGGACGTTACCTTCTTCACCCATCAAACGAAGCATGggaaataattagaaaattttatgaGGCACATCTAGCCAAGGCAAATGAGAGGATAGGTCTGcagattagactttttaatacTCATCGCCCACCACATCAAACTGTTATTAACCAAATAGTATCCTGCACCCTTCAGCATAAGTTGCTGCCTGATTTCAACGCACAAAAGTCAGTGGCTTCTCCTCTGAAGAAGACCTCAAAAGTTGTTTTAGTAGCATCTTTATTCTCACAATACGGTGAGAAGCTGAAGACTGTGTATCAGGCAAATAGAACTGTGACCGGGGAAGTGATAAGAGTTTATCAGCCCAGTCATGAAGAGCGTCAAAAGTCAAATGATGACATGCACAACATCAAGGCATGGACCGAAATATATTTGCTGAGTTTGTGTGATGCATTGGTTACTAGCACTAAGTCTACTTTTGGTTATGTTGCTCATAGTCTTGGAGGTTTGAAGCCATGGATTTTGCAGAGGGCATATAATGAAAGCATCCCAGATCCACCTTGTCGACATGCCAAGTCCATGGAGCCTTGTTTCCATTATCCACCCAAATATGACTGTAGGGCCAATAGCACAGTTGATTTTACTTCCCTTTTTCATCATATGAAGCATTGTGAAGATGTATCTGGTGGATTGAAGCTGGTTAATAGTAATCACTAG